One genomic window of Halolamina sediminis includes the following:
- a CDS encoding TrkH family potassium uptake protein: MGLDLNTYVEYRVSLGLVGRVLQYIGLAPLIPLLAALYYGESPVPFVATSAVMLAVGLLFERVLGHEGELGRREAFLLVSLAWLVVPLAGTVPYLVAGTGTVASPVNALFESMSGFTTTGATVLGAISVDRHGHAMLLWRQLTQWLGGMGILVLMVAILPEISVGGAQVMNQEAPGISLDKLTPRIQETARALWGIYAGFTLLAALVYAALGAVGVAPNMDLYNAVAHALTTLPTGGFSPEPRSAEAFVPAIQWAMMPFMLIAGTNFALFWHVFRGKPRHLTDNAEFRAYLLAVLGVGAVVSAVLYLGVGIAEAPANVDAIAGNVENALRQGLFQTIAIVTTTGYASMDLNTWDASAQTILLFAYFLGGSAGSAAGSIKIVRWVIAKRATDRSLFVAAHPDAVRPVRLNDEVVDEETILEVFVFVVLFLALFALGTVLLYLDSHRTPELTLSGLEAMSAAIATLGNVGPGYGPVGPMDSFLPFSDAAKLFMVFLMWIGRLEVLSVLAIFTPSFWTR; the protein is encoded by the coding sequence ATGGGTCTGGATCTGAACACGTACGTCGAGTACCGAGTGAGCCTCGGCCTCGTCGGCCGCGTCCTCCAGTACATCGGCCTCGCCCCGCTGATCCCGTTGCTGGCCGCACTCTACTACGGCGAGAGCCCCGTCCCCTTCGTCGCGACCAGCGCGGTCATGCTCGCGGTCGGGCTGCTGTTCGAGCGCGTGCTCGGCCACGAGGGCGAACTCGGCCGTCGCGAGGCGTTCCTGCTGGTCAGCCTCGCGTGGCTGGTCGTCCCGCTGGCGGGCACCGTCCCCTATCTCGTCGCCGGCACCGGGACGGTCGCGTCGCCGGTCAACGCGCTGTTCGAGTCGATGTCGGGGTTTACGACCACCGGTGCGACCGTGCTGGGGGCGATCTCCGTCGACCGCCACGGCCACGCGATGCTGTTGTGGCGCCAGCTCACCCAGTGGCTCGGCGGGATGGGGATCCTCGTCCTCATGGTCGCGATACTGCCCGAGATATCCGTCGGGGGCGCACAGGTGATGAACCAGGAGGCGCCGGGGATCTCGCTGGACAAACTCACGCCCCGCATTCAGGAGACCGCCCGCGCGCTCTGGGGCATCTACGCAGGCTTCACGCTGCTCGCCGCGCTGGTGTACGCCGCGCTCGGCGCCGTCGGCGTCGCGCCGAACATGGACCTCTACAATGCCGTCGCCCACGCGCTCACCACGCTCCCGACCGGCGGTTTCTCGCCGGAGCCACGCAGCGCCGAGGCGTTCGTCCCCGCGATCCAGTGGGCGATGATGCCCTTTATGCTGATCGCCGGGACCAACTTCGCGCTGTTCTGGCACGTGTTCCGGGGGAAGCCACGCCACCTGACCGACAACGCGGAGTTCCGTGCGTACCTGCTCGCCGTCCTCGGCGTCGGCGCGGTCGTCTCCGCGGTGCTGTACCTCGGTGTCGGGATCGCCGAGGCGCCGGCGAACGTCGACGCGATCGCGGGCAACGTCGAGAACGCGCTCCGACAGGGACTGTTCCAGACGATCGCGATCGTCACCACCACCGGCTACGCCAGCATGGACCTCAACACGTGGGACGCCTCGGCGCAGACGATCCTGCTGTTCGCGTACTTCCTCGGCGGCTCCGCCGGCTCGGCCGCGGGGTCGATCAAGATCGTCCGCTGGGTGATCGCCAAGCGGGCGACCGACCGATCGCTGTTCGTCGCCGCCCACCCCGACGCCGTCAGGCCCGTCCGGCTGAACGACGAGGTGGTCGACGAGGAGACGATCCTCGAGGTGTTCGTGTTCGTCGTCCTCTTCCTCGCGCTGTTCGCGCTGGGGACGGTCCTGCTCTACCTCGACAGCCACCGCACGCCGGAGCTGACGCTCTCGGGGCTGGAAGCGATGAGCGCCGCCATCGCGACGCTGGGCAACGTCGGTCCGGGGTACGGTCCCGTGGGGCCGATGGACAGCTTCCTGCCGTTCTCCGACGCCGCGAAGCTGTTCATGGTGTTCCTGATGTGGATCGGCCGGCTGGAGGTGCTCTCGGTGCTGGCGATCTTCACGCCGTCGTTCTGGACGCGCTGA
- a CDS encoding fructosamine kinase family protein: MNNDTRRAVESWAESGIDSATELDGGEVGSVHRVDLADGRRVVAKIADTDLRIEARMLRHLAERGLSVPEVYHATEDLLLLAFVDGGSAVTPSVERDLADRLAALHSHEAPTFGFPIDTLTGRLDLPNPRIEDWPTFFGEHRLASMAEHAAGAGLLPAADRDRIDALVADLPSLLDHEPTPSLIHGDVWAENLMTDGERVRALLDPACYYADPEVELAYIDWTDTGGDAFRERYREQVELPDGVADRQPVYRLLPLLVHLRHFGETYLDPIRETLGEIGY, from the coding sequence GTGAACAACGACACGCGTCGGGCCGTCGAGTCGTGGGCGGAGTCGGGCATCGACTCGGCGACCGAACTCGACGGCGGGGAGGTCGGGAGCGTCCACCGCGTCGACCTCGCGGACGGCCGGCGCGTCGTCGCGAAAATCGCCGACACCGACCTCCGGATCGAAGCGCGGATGCTCCGCCACCTCGCCGAACGCGGGCTCTCGGTGCCCGAAGTGTACCACGCGACCGAGGACCTGCTCCTGCTGGCGTTCGTCGACGGCGGGTCGGCGGTCACACCGAGCGTCGAGCGGGACTTGGCCGACCGACTCGCCGCGTTGCACAGCCACGAGGCGCCGACGTTCGGCTTCCCGATCGACACGCTCACCGGACGGCTCGACCTGCCGAACCCCCGGATCGAGGACTGGCCGACGTTCTTCGGCGAGCACCGGCTGGCGTCCATGGCCGAGCACGCAGCCGGGGCGGGGCTCCTTCCGGCCGCCGATCGGGACCGCATCGACGCGCTCGTTGCGGACCTGCCGTCGCTGCTGGACCACGAGCCGACCCCGTCGCTGATCCACGGCGACGTGTGGGCCGAGAACCTGATGACCGACGGCGAGCGCGTGCGGGCGTTGCTCGACCCCGCCTGCTACTACGCCGATCCGGAGGTCGAGCTGGCCTACATCGACTGGACCGACACGGGCGGCGACGCCTTCCGCGAGCGCTACCGGGAGCAGGTGGAGCTGCCCGACGGCGTCGCCGACCGGCAGCCAGTGTACCGACTCCTGCCGCTGTTAGTCCACCTACGTCACTTCGGGGAGACGTACCTCGATCCCATCCGGGAGACGCTGGGGGAGATCGGCTACTGA
- a CDS encoding PAS domain-containing protein, protein MHEDPNADAASEGFPTSGSESDNVYEAIFREMEDAVFLMDVRRTDDDYQFVFRRNNASHQRRTGLSDDELRGQTPRELLGDEQGAAVAANYRDCAEQRETIEYEETLDLPGGTSRWQTKLTPVVEDGEVAQIVGVARDITEQKQQEAELQRVYRRFETVMETMSAAVFLKDTEGRYLMMNQACRELFNVEDEEIVGLTDYDITPPDVAERARADDRQVVESGEIIEIEETIPTATGNTTRITRKSPVYDDNGEISAVCGVSTDITDQKRRERELQRLKERLELAVEGASLGIWDWDMRTDEVEFNDQWARMLDHSPDEVEPALDAWEQRVHPDDLERVETALNAHIEGETDRYDTEHRMRTAGGEWKWIRDIGEIVERNADGDPARAVGIHLDIDERKDYERTLERQRDNLEVLNQVVRHDVRNALQLVLAYGDMLEEFVEEEGDAYLRKILKAGREAVDITQTAGDVTKVLLRSETDRTPIPVRPVLEAQIDDVRANHERAIAAVDGPIPDVEVLADDMLESVFRNLLNNAVVHNDKELPELTVSAAVDDDVVRLRIADNGPGIRDEHKELIFEEGEKGLDSDGTGLGLYLVQTLVERYGGDVWVEDNDPEGSVFVLELRRPQ, encoded by the coding sequence ATGCACGAAGACCCGAACGCGGATGCCGCTTCCGAGGGGTTCCCGACGAGCGGGAGCGAATCCGACAACGTCTACGAGGCGATCTTCCGCGAGATGGAAGACGCCGTCTTTCTGATGGACGTCCGGCGGACCGACGACGACTACCAGTTCGTCTTCCGCCGGAACAACGCCTCACACCAACGCCGAACCGGGCTCTCCGATGACGAACTGCGGGGACAGACCCCGCGGGAACTGCTCGGCGACGAGCAGGGCGCGGCCGTCGCAGCGAACTACCGTGACTGCGCCGAGCAGCGGGAGACAATCGAGTACGAGGAGACGCTCGATCTGCCCGGAGGGACCAGTCGCTGGCAGACGAAGCTCACCCCGGTCGTCGAGGACGGCGAGGTGGCCCAGATCGTCGGGGTCGCTCGGGATATCACCGAGCAGAAACAGCAAGAGGCGGAGCTCCAGCGGGTCTACCGTCGCTTCGAGACGGTCATGGAAACTATGTCCGCGGCGGTGTTCCTGAAGGACACCGAGGGTCGGTATCTCATGATGAACCAGGCGTGCCGTGAACTGTTCAACGTCGAGGACGAGGAGATCGTCGGGCTGACCGACTACGACATCACCCCGCCGGACGTCGCCGAACGGGCCCGGGCGGACGACCGACAGGTCGTCGAGAGCGGCGAGATAATCGAGATCGAGGAGACCATCCCGACGGCCACCGGGAACACGACCCGGATCACGCGGAAGTCGCCAGTGTACGACGACAACGGCGAGATCTCGGCGGTCTGTGGCGTCTCCACCGACATCACCGACCAGAAACGGCGCGAACGGGAGCTCCAGCGCCTCAAGGAGCGCCTCGAACTCGCCGTCGAGGGGGCGAGCCTCGGCATCTGGGACTGGGATATGCGCACCGACGAGGTGGAGTTCAACGATCAGTGGGCCCGGATGCTCGACCACTCCCCCGACGAGGTCGAGCCCGCCCTCGATGCGTGGGAGCAGCGCGTCCACCCCGACGACCTCGAACGCGTCGAAACCGCCCTGAACGCACACATCGAAGGCGAAACCGACCGCTACGATACGGAACACCGCATGCGGACCGCCGGCGGCGAGTGGAAGTGGATCCGCGACATCGGCGAGATCGTCGAACGGAACGCGGACGGCGACCCCGCCCGCGCCGTCGGTATCCACCTCGACATCGACGAACGCAAGGACTACGAGCGCACTCTCGAGCGGCAGCGTGACAACCTCGAAGTGCTCAACCAAGTCGTCCGACACGACGTCCGCAACGCCCTCCAGCTCGTGCTCGCCTACGGCGACATGCTGGAGGAGTTCGTCGAGGAGGAAGGCGACGCGTACCTCCGGAAGATCCTGAAGGCCGGGCGTGAGGCGGTCGACATCACCCAGACCGCCGGCGACGTGACGAAAGTGCTGCTCCGCTCGGAGACCGACCGCACCCCCATCCCGGTCCGCCCCGTCCTCGAGGCGCAGATCGACGACGTCCGCGCCAACCACGAGCGGGCCATCGCCGCCGTCGACGGACCCATCCCGGACGTCGAGGTGTTGGCCGACGACATGCTCGAGTCGGTGTTCCGAAACCTGCTGAACAACGCGGTCGTTCACAACGACAAGGAGCTCCCCGAACTCACCGTCTCGGCCGCCGTCGACGACGACGTGGTCCGGCTCCGTATCGCCGACAACGGCCCGGGTATCCGCGACGAACACAAGGAGCTCATCTTCGAGGAGGGCGAGAAGGGGCTCGACAGTGACGGCACCGGGCTGGGGCTGTACCTCGTCCAAACGCTCGTCGAGCGCTACGGCGGCGACGTCTGGGTCGAGGACAACGACCCGGAGGGCAGCGTGTTCGTCCTCGAGTTGCGCCGCCCGCAGTGA